The following proteins are co-located in the Shouchella hunanensis genome:
- a CDS encoding transglutaminase TgpA family protein — MEPKSFLFRDVFLYALGFILLLEWLYPVPYITNGGDIPAFITISGLFFLVTLVRLPMIVSFFLRAVIIIGALFWLFPPEPGSSDSWFALLAQHFFENSVFILSGNVVELSALFRTFLFIVLLSILSYLLHYWIIHARRILLFLIVSIIYVGAIDSFTEYSGDASIVRIFVVGLILLVTLRVLKNGEGNTAFSFGRLGKVMAFSSIFILTAAAISFVMPKPEPQWSDPVPYLESILGFSSGGTPTQRIGYSEDDSRLGGGFVDDDTPVFYARIEEGSYWKGEAKNVYTGSGWELSLDNTNDTGQTPPLQEEELISVIREEKEAQLQFYGEGEQRFNHLFYPGELVSSELELMNTGESEAIVIHPISNQATLVDGQAPPNQYDVTYYEQTFQVAGLREDDQVSDLEMDLYTQVPDDLPDRVRELAEELTEGRDTVYDQVMAIELYLRGPSFSYETEDVPVPSGNQDYVDQFLFETQRGYCDNFSTAMAVMLRTLDIPTRWVKGFTEGERVEVNDEYEEYLISNNNAHSWVEVYFPSAGWVSFEPTPSFSGFEFEQEQVDSNVDETEDIPTPEDQNDSEEQQEESQQEDVQEDEVAETSAQTERGTTGLFVFGSLALALVGAIVVFLFRKTFAIRYIKAKQQTAKTVDDYATSFERLMWVLRLYGIKRQSHQTLKEYAHNVENELGLEDRTMMRLVEVYERYIYSHDNQRFDKNKFDENWKKMLNQITS, encoded by the coding sequence ATGGAGCCTAAAAGCTTTTTATTTCGAGATGTTTTTTTGTATGCCCTCGGTTTTATTTTGCTGCTAGAATGGCTATACCCAGTTCCTTATATTACGAATGGCGGCGATATTCCTGCTTTTATTACCATTTCAGGGCTATTTTTTCTCGTTACATTAGTACGTTTACCCATGATCGTATCGTTTTTTCTCAGAGCAGTCATCATTATCGGTGCCTTGTTCTGGTTATTCCCACCTGAGCCTGGCTCATCGGATTCTTGGTTTGCTTTATTGGCACAACACTTCTTTGAAAACAGTGTCTTTATTCTTTCAGGAAATGTCGTCGAATTGTCTGCTCTTTTTAGAACGTTTCTCTTTATTGTCTTATTGTCAATATTAAGCTACTTGCTCCATTACTGGATTATTCATGCTCGTAGAATTTTGCTGTTTCTAATTGTAAGTATTATTTATGTAGGTGCGATTGACTCCTTTACTGAATATAGTGGAGATGCATCTATTGTACGCATTTTTGTGGTTGGCCTAATACTACTTGTCACATTGCGAGTATTGAAAAATGGGGAAGGAAATACGGCTTTTTCCTTTGGCCGATTAGGTAAGGTGATGGCATTTAGCAGCATTTTTATTCTAACTGCCGCCGCTATTAGCTTTGTGATGCCAAAACCCGAGCCGCAGTGGTCTGATCCTGTACCGTATCTTGAATCCATCCTCGGTTTTTCAAGCGGTGGTACACCAACTCAGCGCATTGGCTACAGTGAAGATGACAGTAGGTTAGGTGGAGGTTTTGTAGACGACGATACCCCAGTCTTTTATGCCCGTATAGAGGAAGGCTCTTATTGGAAAGGGGAAGCGAAAAATGTGTATACAGGCTCAGGCTGGGAACTTTCTTTGGACAATACGAATGATACCGGCCAAACTCCACCATTACAAGAGGAAGAGCTAATCTCTGTTATTCGTGAAGAAAAAGAAGCTCAACTACAGTTTTATGGTGAGGGAGAGCAACGATTTAACCATCTTTTTTACCCTGGTGAGCTGGTGTCCAGTGAACTTGAGCTGATGAACACAGGTGAATCAGAAGCAATTGTCATTCATCCGATTTCCAATCAAGCAACGTTAGTAGATGGACAAGCTCCACCGAATCAATATGATGTAACGTATTATGAGCAAACGTTCCAAGTCGCTGGTTTAAGAGAAGATGATCAAGTCTCTGATCTTGAAATGGATCTTTACACGCAAGTACCAGATGACCTGCCCGATAGAGTGAGGGAGCTTGCTGAAGAACTGACTGAAGGTAGAGACACGGTTTATGATCAAGTGATGGCCATTGAGCTCTATTTACGTGGTCCGTCATTCTCGTATGAAACAGAAGATGTACCTGTGCCGAGTGGAAATCAAGATTATGTTGATCAATTTTTGTTTGAGACACAAAGAGGGTATTGTGATAATTTCTCAACAGCAATGGCTGTCATGCTTCGTACCCTTGATATACCTACTCGATGGGTAAAAGGCTTTACTGAAGGAGAACGAGTTGAAGTAAATGATGAATACGAGGAATATTTAATTTCAAACAACAACGCGCATTCATGGGTTGAAGTGTATTTTCCAAGTGCTGGATGGGTTTCATTTGAACCAACACCCAGTTTTTCTGGATTTGAATTTGAACAAGAACAAGTGGATTCAAATGTAGATGAAACTGAAGACATTCCGACTCCAGAAGATCAAAATGATTCAGAAGAACAGCAAGAAGAAAGCCAGCAAGAAGACGTTCAAGAGGATGAAGTGGCAGAGACATCTGCGCAAACAGAGCGTGGAACAACCGGTCTTTTTGTTTTTGGTAGTTTAGCACTTGCACTTGTAGGAGCGATTGTCGTGTTTCTTTTTAGAAAAACGTTTGCGATACGCTATATTAAGGCAAAACAACAAACGGCTAAAACGGTAGACGACTATGCGACGTCATTTGAGCGATTAATGTGGGTACTGCGTCTATACGGAATCAAGAGACAATCCCATCAAACATTGAAAGAATATGCTCATAATGTAGAGAATGAATTAGGCTTAGAGGATCGAACAATGATGCGTTTGGTAGAGGTGTATGAACGGTATATTTATAGTCACGATAACCAACGGTTCGATAAAAATAAATTTGATGAAAATTGGAAAAAGATGCTGAATCAAATCACTTCTTGA
- a CDS encoding DUF58 domain-containing protein, protein MKTSSLSKTSRFLFRWILAIAIFLLSFSFAMFQGGFVSWFLFYGLVVVFLFSSIIPFLSIIGLKLKRTVTESNIEVGEVLTIDVIVEKPVYTPFFYYHLSDTTPETFVSERNHQLFSFSFDKQLMLSYEAKALQRGVYQFNETIVHANDLFGLISVKRTLHSDTEIVISPAFYPITNKKALFAYANKADHFHKGFHDDVLSSIRPYISGDRLSKIDWKRSAGVNGLLTKEFETEEDQHVEIVHVAQEVDALEDPIQYEESIKEAVSIHAAFIQDHVHTTIYVYNQEWIRTFVTFNDWRHSLRLFALINPIPTNDTTLPHLEKDQGICFIVTPRYSEMAIDVIRRNVSHQRRVFIVTTEALSQEAVFEVSKAGGQVFIPQYQHTEDRQRGEFYGA, encoded by the coding sequence ATGAAGACCTCCTCGCTAAGCAAAACGAGCCGTTTTCTTTTTAGGTGGATTCTTGCCATCGCCATTTTTTTGCTGTCGTTTAGCTTTGCAATGTTTCAAGGTGGATTTGTTAGTTGGTTTTTATTTTACGGTCTAGTCGTCGTTTTTCTTTTTTCTAGTATCATCCCGTTCTTATCCATTATTGGACTAAAGCTAAAGCGAACGGTTACGGAAAGTAACATTGAAGTTGGAGAAGTTCTAACTATTGATGTGATCGTAGAAAAACCTGTCTATACGCCATTCTTCTATTATCATTTGTCTGACACCACACCTGAAACATTTGTATCGGAGAGAAACCATCAACTGTTTTCTTTTTCATTCGATAAACAGTTAATGCTCTCTTATGAAGCAAAGGCATTACAACGTGGGGTTTATCAATTCAATGAAACGATTGTACACGCCAACGATCTGTTTGGGTTAATAAGTGTAAAACGAACGTTACATTCCGATACAGAAATTGTGATATCGCCAGCTTTTTACCCCATTACAAATAAAAAAGCGTTATTTGCATATGCGAATAAAGCCGACCATTTCCATAAAGGCTTTCACGATGATGTCCTCTCAAGTATTCGTCCGTATATTTCGGGAGATCGTTTAAGTAAAATTGATTGGAAGCGTTCTGCTGGTGTGAATGGACTTTTAACAAAAGAATTTGAAACAGAAGAAGACCAGCATGTGGAAATTGTACATGTGGCACAAGAGGTGGATGCGCTAGAGGATCCTATACAATATGAAGAAAGCATAAAAGAGGCTGTATCTATTCATGCAGCTTTCATCCAGGACCATGTTCATACAACGATATATGTGTACAATCAAGAATGGATTCGTACTTTTGTCACGTTCAACGATTGGAGGCATTCTTTACGATTGTTTGCATTAATTAATCCAATCCCCACTAATGATACCACTCTCCCTCATTTAGAAAAGGATCAAGGGATTTGTTTCATTGTGACACCTCGCTATTCAGAAATGGCGATAGATGTTATTCGAAGAAACGTCTCGCACCAACGACGCGTATTTATCGTTACCACAGAAGCCCTATCACAAGAAGCCGTTTTTGAGGTGAGCAAAGCAGGAGGACAGGTCTTTATCCCCCAATATCAACATACTGAGGATCGTCAAAGGGGTGAATTTTATGGAGCCTAA